In Hahella sp. HNIBRBA332, the genomic window GTCCCGGAGGGGGCGGCGGTGGTTTATCCCCGCTTAGCTTATCCTGTCCTTGCCCCTGTCCGTTTCCTTGCAAATAAGCCCCGGTTGTCAGGGCTGGAAGGGCTGAATGTCGTCCAGACCTTTGCCGGTGTCGACCATTTCATGCAAGGCGTCTGCCATGCGTTCGCTTTCCTGCAACACCGTGCGCCAGTATTTGAGGCGGGTGTCCGCGTCCAGATGCTTGAAATCGTTACGATCGGAGATTTTGCCGTAGGGAAGCTTAGCCACTAGTTCCCTGGACGGCGTCAGCATCAAGACGTTGTCATAATGGCGGGGATCGACGCGACGATAAGGTAATTTTTTATCCAGCCACCCCGGCGTCACCTGCTGACTGAAGTGCGGGTAGAGGACCAGTCCCTGGCTTTGATTAAAAGGCAGATCAAAGTGGTAATCCAGAATCCCGCCGTCCCGGTAAACGCCGTTGGGGGCGTCCGTAATGTTGGAAACGCCGGACAGCACCAGGGGAATCGCGCCGGAAGCCATTAACGCCTGCTCCAGATTCTGCGCATGCAGAGGCGCGGTGCGGGTGGGCAGATCCTTTAATTGCAGCGCCGGTTCAGCGCCTGTGTGAAACAGCACGCGTTCGAAAAACCATCCCAAAGCCCGCCGGCTCAGCGCATTGGCCCCGGCGGCCAGCGCCAAACCGAATAGCTGCAGCCAGACTTGTTCTGAAGCGGCGGGGCCTCGGCAGCGGTCCGCCAGAATATGCGTGCGAATCATGGGATGGGTGGCGACTTCCGCTGCGCCATTGGCGCCCAGCGTGGCTTGCACCATCAGTCGGGCTTTGGCGGTAATCTCCGTTGCGTCGGGCTTGTCGGAATAGCGTTCCTGGGAATAATGCTCCGCCAGCCGGGTGATCGCCGCCACCGGATCGGCCTGAGCGAAACAGGCCATGCGCCAGGCGCCTGCGGAGGAGCCGATGGTGTGCAACGGCGTACGGCGATCTTTGAAAAACTCCCCGGACAGATACTTATCCAGCCCGAACAGGATGAACCATTTGGGACCGCCGGACGCTCCGGCCATCAGGTTAAAGTCATTCGCTTTCAGACCGCGATTGCGGATG contains:
- a CDS encoding patatin-like phospholipase family protein, which codes for MSSALTLIAGPKALQHIRNRGLKANDFNLMAGASGGPKWFILFGLDKYLSGEFFKDRRTPLHTIGSSAGAWRMACFAQADPVAAITRLAEHYSQERYSDKPDATEITAKARLMVQATLGANGAAEVATHPMIRTHILADRCRGPAASEQVWLQLFGLALAAGANALSRRALGWFFERVLFHTGAEPALQLKDLPTRTAPLHAQNLEQALMASGAIPLVLSGVSNITDAPNGVYRDGGILDYHFDLPFNQSQGLVLYPHFSQQVTPGWLDKKLPYRRVDPRHYDNVLMLTPSRELVAKLPYGKISDRNDFKHLDADTRLKYWRTVLQESERMADALHEMVDTGKGLDDIQPFQP